From one Mytilus trossulus isolate FHL-02 chromosome 10, PNRI_Mtr1.1.1.hap1, whole genome shotgun sequence genomic stretch:
- the LOC134687038 gene encoding uncharacterized protein LOC134687038, with amino-acid sequence MDESNGNKINDNIGISDRNNGGQNDEKDNKDDTGEVNVCSFNMDCGAKCELEHEGINDNKVQENRPPSTKDTNRDVDKEASLTLPVEWDNTADIPTLHFSFIINLLLPKHLISKRNPKVEQEIDKLNTRGRQQYGEDPPSKYIAVGSSAECYEIPRMISKEPLKMPIGVQHSDIDVLVAWNSRRIRELDLQASDKQKVVLEIEEVHPGYCRLYINDPESVLRGVDPSTAIWVEKRGFFNAKKVRDDIKSLMDQIGFEQSTDKFKLIVDQKGPAVGLEDITARTLKLFQSSTSLQHPRQEMVAALPISWPKIANNWTFRQRTNNWLSDPLIKSIVDEGCHVVPVSHRHTKHPDIEWRLSFATSEVKLAKDVVTDDQRQCYVYLKLLRQVRMKGLDLLSSYHMKTAFLYSCERLPTECWHENQGGCILYVLDTLIAFVKDRWLPSYFIPENNLLDHLTEDEFNHLDILLASIRTDPISPVLEFTDTNIIANQSAVLPFRHFIGPVLDDFRRFKVHRNREESAKEFIQTLISFVAALLVDDKVEDSVHYLADLYDFLETCAPSDCFSKYLYSFISQWKIVTQCIRCLEVSVDFYANKYPDIRNVNQYLGNFYHAYSFQHLKDSQISRQLLSKATDYFNRYMQEKGLLDSVSVDFALCNLAAGRTDMCISHLKDYVYSSCDTQDNYTNINDTKLITLEKTLRKDLISLVGDPIRMINLPSFPLALYLLLVACQADNNIKGLPDEILDKFQHYCQQSNTFWSNYLHGLFLTHLQLWEEAEAAFHKANTITGCQYSRWKEIACHIENLLYKGKHSEIIEYMEDISTKASGASRDAVVNIVAFQLSSASKAVQFTDNLEDLNLSTFNGNLACLHFASAFEYPDESDERITALVRAETLFCTFLSEIPNAESATTVDYAAFLCNQERWSEAIDILDSFLSKANTNKCSNSYGTMEYLTLDDFLKKEVDTHTKMEAPSRSFAYYYTIKCLVKLGEPDHKIKGVKAAFSKFCAEIKNSRSFSLLGYSEMLRENWYRAEHWFCKAVEIAWDYTAAKQNFNLCKSKRSSDINEKYEEKYIPLCVAAELNGIMPLQM; translated from the exons ATGGATGAATCAAACGGAAACAAAATAAACGATAACATTGGAATATCTGACCGGAATAATGGCGGACAAAATGATGAGAAAGACAATAAAGATGATACTGGAGAGGTGAATGTATGTTCTTTTAATATGGATTGTGGTGCAAAATGTGAATTGGAACACGAAGGAATAAATGACAACAAGGTGCAAGAAAATAGACCGCCATCGACAAAAGATACAAATAGAG ATGTTGACAAAGAGGCGAGTCTAACATTACCAGTGGAATGGGACAACACGGCAGATATTCCAACTTTACacttttcatttattataaacCTACTTCTGCCTAAGCATTTGATATCGAAAAGAAACCCAAAAGTAGAACAAGAAATTGACAAACTCAATACTAGAGGTCGTCAGCAGTATGGAGAAGATCCGCCATCAAAATACATTGCCGTTGGTAGTAGTGCAGAATGTTACGAAATTCCACGAATGATCTCAAAAGAACCTCTTAAGATGCCAATAGGTGTTCAACACAGTGACATAGATGTTCTTGTGGCATGGAATTCGCGACGCATTAGAGAACTCGACCTTCAAGCTTCTGATAAACAAAAAGTTGTTTTAGAAATAGAAGAAGTACATCCGGGCTACTGTAGACTGTATATTAACGATCCAGAATCTGTTCTTCGGGGAGTTGATCCATCGACTGCAATATGGGTTGAAAAAAGGGgattttttaatgcaaaaaaagtTAGAGATGATATCAAATCTTTAATGGATCAAATTGGTTTTGAGCAATCAACCGataaatttaagttaattgtagATCAGAAAGGTCCAGCAGTTGGACTTGAAGACATCACTGcaagaactttaaaattgtttcaatCGAGTACAAGCTTGCAACATCCTCGACAAGAGATGGTTGCCGCATTACCAATCTCGTGGCCCAAAATTGCAAATAATTGGACGTTTAGACAGAGAACAAACAATTGGTTGTCAGATCCGTTAATAAAATCTATTGTTGACGAAGGATGCCATGTTGTTCCTGTTTCACACCGACACACCAAACATCCTGACATAGAATGGAGATTGTCGTTCGCAACGTCAGAAGTAAAGTTAGCTAAAGACGTTGTAACAGATGACCAAAGACAGTGTtatgtatatttgaaattacTTCGACAAGTAAGAATGAAAGGCTTGGATCTCCTCTCTTCCTATCACATGAAGACAGCTTTTCTTTACTCCTGTGAACGGCTTCCGACTGAGTGTTGGCATGAAAATCAAGGAGGATGTATTTTATACGTTCTCGATACGTTGATAGCATTTGTAAAAGACCGATGGCTTCCTAGTTATTTCATACCAGAAAATAATCTTCTTGATCATTTAACTGAAGATGAATTCAATCACCTTGATATTCTATTAGCTTCAATCCGAACGGACCCAATATCTCCAGTGTTAGAGTTTACAGACACCAACATTATTGCAAACCAAAGTGCTGTGCTACCATTTAGACATTTTATTGGACCAGTTTTAGATGATTTTAGAAGGTTCAAAGTTCACAGGAATAGAGAGGAATCAGCAAAAGAGTTTATTCAAACACTTATTTCATTTGTTGCTGCACTTTTAGTTGATGATAAAGTGGAGGATTCAGTTCATTATTTGGCAGACCTTTACGACTTCCTAGAAACATGCGCACCATCTGATTGTTTtagcaaatatttatattcctTTATTTCCCAATGGAAAATAGTAACACAGTGCATCAGGTGTCTTGAGGTTTCCGTTGATTTTTACGCAAACAAATATCCGGATATTAGAAATGTGAATCAATACCTTGGTAACTTTTACCATGCTTATTCATTTCAACATCTGAAGGATTCTCAAATAAGCCGCCAACTACTTTCAAAGGCAACTGACTATTTCAATCGGTATATGCAAGAGAAAGGATTGTTAGACTCTGTCAGTGTAGATTTTGCTCTCTGTAACTTGGCAGCTGGACGCACCGATATGTGCATTTCTCATTTGAAGGATTATGTCTATAGTAGCTGCGACACCCAAGACAATTATACTAATATCAACGATACAAAACTCATAACATTAGAGAAAACTCTGAGAAAAGATTTAATCAGCCTGGTTGGAGACCCTATTAGAATGATTAATTTGCCGTCTTTTCCACTTGCGTTATACCTGTTGTTAGTCGCATGCCAAGCTGATAACAACATTAAAGGTTTACCTGATGAAATCTTAGATAAATTTCAACACTACTGTCAGCAATCTAACACGTTTTGGAGTAACTACTTACATGGTCTTTTCTTAACACATTTACAACTTTGGGAAGAAGCTGAAGCTGCTTTTCACAAAGCGAATACAATTACCGGATGCCAGTATTCAAGGTGGAAAGAAATTGCATGTCATATTGAGAATCTGTTGTATAAAGGAAAGCATTCAGAAATCATTGAATATATGGAAGATATTTCTACTAAAGCATCTGGTGCAAGTCGTGATGCTGTGGTTAACATAGTAGCATTTCAGCTCAGTTCAGCAAGTAAAGCAGTCCAGTTTACCGACAACCTGGAAGATTTGAATCTATCAACGTTTAATGGAAATCTTGCATGTTTACATTTTGCATCAGCATTTGAGTATCCAGATGAATCAGATGAAAGAATAACTGCTTTAGTCAGAGCTGAAACATTGTTCTGTACATTCCTATCAGAAATACCGAATGCAGAGTCTGCTACTACGGTGGACTATGCTGCATTTCTTTGTAACCAAGAAAGATGGTCGGAAGCGATCGATATTCTAGATTCGTTTCTATCTAAggcaaatacaaataaatgtagcAATTCTTACGGAACTATGGAATATCTCACACTCGATGATTTTCTTAAAAAGGAAGTGGATACTCACACTAAAATGGAAGCTCCCTCAAGATCATTTGCCTATTATTATACTATCAAATGCCTAGTGAAGTTAGGGGAACCAGATCATAAGATAAAAGGTGTCAAAGCTGCATTCAGTAAGTTCTGTGCAGAGATTAAAAACAGCAGATCATTCAGTCTTCTTGGATACAGTGAGATGCTTAGGGAAAACTGGTACAGGGCTGAACATTGGTTTTGCAAAGCTGTTGAAATTGCATGGGACTATACAgctgcaaaacaaaattttaatttgtgtaAATCGAAAAGGTCATCGGATATTAATGAAAAGTACGAGGAGAAATATATTCCTCTCTGTGTAGCAGCTGAATTGAATGGGATTATGCCAttgcaaatgtaa
- the LOC134687037 gene encoding ectonucleotide pyrophosphatase/phosphodiesterase family member 5-like codes for MKTADVLTFMLLTVQTICLSTEVKIPKLILISMDGMRYNFLDNLNKESISSFDFFRTGGVNVKFIRNVFPSVTYPNHMTIVTGLYPESHGIVSNSFWDPYLQDTFHEGNYRQNFESKWFDVGSEPIWVTNYKAGHSRDSGVVLWPGGVAEMKSYMPRVIPGGYIYNLTYNWNKRVDHLIEWFSKNESNIRTINLGVLYFPEPDEVAHVHGPDSKEVKDIIYELDKTLGYMKKRLIDENLFDDMNIIITSDHGHTDISTSQLINIDQYVSKTLYIARVGLNSIVTCLNPSKASTREELYAKLKKIPNITLYRKGGESSKALHYSDNRRISEFVLEAKKGYILKNTKQKGAHGFDPEKVPDMHPFFIAFGPAFKKGLGNADPFNSVDIYPLMCHILGIDPAPNNGTLKNVLHILSHPPSQHASTFQFTGITFLVVVIFVAFVGGVYAIGACRQGRIKQYVQVNRKIINHSEFGQSSLLYGSNGEDEEDEF; via the exons ATGAAAACAGCAGATGTCCTGACATTCATGCTGTTGACAGTTCAAACAATATGTCTGTCAACAGAAGTAAAAATACCAAAGCTTATATTAATTTCAATGGATGGTATGAGATATAATTTCCTTGACAACCTAAATAAGGAGAGTATTTCAAGTTTTGACTTTTTTAGAACAGGAGGTGTAAATGTGAAATTTATTCGAAATGTTTTTCCCAGTGTTACATATCCAAATCATATGACAATTGTTACTGGTCTTTATCCCGAGAGCCATGGTATAGTCAGTAACAGTTTTTGGGATCCATATTTGCAAGATACATTCCATGAAGGAAATTACCGACAAAATTTTGAGTCCAAATGGTTTGACGTTGGATCAGAACCTATATGGGTGACAAATTACAAAGCAGGTCATTCACGAGATAGTGGTGTTGTTTTGTGGCCTGGTGGCGTTGCTGAAATGAAGTCATATATGCCACGAGTAATTCCAGGTGGTTACATTTATAACCTTACATACAACTGGAACAAAAGAGTTGATCATTTGATTGAATGGTTTTCcaaaaatgaatcaaatattCGTACGATTAATTTAGGAGTTTTGTACTTTCCAGAACCAGATGAAGTAGCACATGTACATGGACCAGACAGCAAAGAagttaaagatataatttatGAACTTGACAAAACTTTAGGCTATATGAAGAAAAGGCTGATAGatgaaaatttatttgatgacatgaatatcataataacatCTGATCATGGTCATACTGATATCAGTACTAGTCAACTAATAAACATAGATCAGTATGTTAGTAAGACACTTTATATTGCTAGAGTTGGCTTAAACAGTATAGTAACTTGCTTGAATCCATCAAAAG ccAGTACAAGAGAAGAACTGTATGCAAAACTGAAGAAAATTCCCAACATAACCTTATACAGAAAAGGGGGTGAAAGCTCTAAGGCACTGCACTATAGTGATAACAGAAGAATATCAGAGTTTGTGCTTGAAGCAAAGAAAggatatatattgaaaaatactaaacaaa aaGGAGCTCATGGATTTGATCCAGAAAAAGTTCCAGATATGCATCCATTTTTTATTGCCTTTGGTCCAGCTTTCAAGAAAGGATTGGGGAATGCTGATCCATTCAACTCTGTTGACATCTATCCATTGATGTGCCATATACTTGGGATTGACCCAGCACCTAATAACGGAACACTTAAAAATGTACTGCATATTTTATCACATCCTCCATCACAACATGCATCTACATTCCAATTCACTGGCATCACAT ttttagtgGTAGTAATATTTGTTGCCTTTGTTGGAGGAGTCTATGCAATAGGAGCATGCAGACAAGgaagaataaaacaatatgtaCAAGTGAACAGAAAAATCATCAACCATTCTGAGTTTGGACAATCATCCTTGCTGTATGGGAGCAACGGTGAAGATGAAGAGGATGAATTttaa